Below is a genomic region from Actinomadura sp. NAK00032.
GATGTTCGCGCGGTGCCGGTCGACCGTCTTCACGCTGATCGTGAGGGTCTCGGCGATCTGCTTGGACGAGTACCCCTCCGCGATCAGCTTGATGATCTCCTCCTCGCGCGGGGTGAGGATGCTGTCGGGGCCGTCGCCGTCGCGCTCCCGGCCGAGGTACTCGCGGATCAGCGCCGTCACGGCCGCCGGGTACAGGAACGGCTCGCCGCGCATCGCGGCGCGGCACGCGTGCAGCAGGTCCCGGTCGGCGACGGACTTCAGCACGTACCCGGACGCGCCCGCCTTCAGCGCCTCGAACAGGTACTGCTCGTTGTCGTACATCGACAGGATCAGCGTCCGCACGGTGGGGAAGCGGCGGGAGATCTCGCGCGCGGCCTGCAGCCCCGTCATGCGCGGCATCGCGATGTCGAGGATCGCCAGGTCGACGCCGCCGGCCGCGAGCGCGTCGATGGCCTCCGCCCCGTCCGCCGCCTCCGCGACCACGGTCAGGTCGGGCTCGGCGTCCAGGATCAGCCGCAGCCCGCGGCGCACCAGCGCGTGATCGTCGGCCAGCAGTATCCGGGTGGCGGACTCGCGAGTGTGCACCCGATCACCTCCGGTATCGGATCCATCCTAGGCTCGGCTCCGCGAGCAGGTTCTCCTCCACCTGCAGATACATGCTCCATGGCGCCGATATGGGGGTCAGCCCCGATAAAGCGCGGGGCTCCCGGCACAAAGACTGGACAGCGTACGCGGAAAGGGGCGGACGCATGGCACACCGAACGACCGGCGGGCACCGTCACCCGCCCAAGGCGCCGCGGAGGCCGTCCTGCGAAGGGAGCGCCGCCGGCGTCAGGAGGAGGAATCTATCAACCCGAAGAGCCAGGCTTTCCGGAAGCCGAAAGGAAGCAATGCAAGCGCGGGACATCGCCATAAAGGTGCCGACCGTGACGCGGGACGACTCGATCGCGCACGCGATACAGGTCATGGCGCTCGGCAGGCTGCCGGGACTGATCGTCGTGGACGAGGAGCAGCGCCCCCGGGTCGTCCTGCCCGGCACGCAGGTGCTGCGACTGGCGGTTCCCGTCGCCTACCAGGAGGACCCGGCGCTGACCCGGGTCGTGGACGAGACGCATGCGGACGTCTTCTGGCACGAGATCCGCGACAGGAGAGTGGGCGACTGCCTCGGCACGCACACTCCCCGCCCGGTCATCGTGAAATCCTCCGCGACGCTGCTGGAACTCGCCGCGCTCATGGCCCGGCAGCGCAGTCCCATCGTGGCGGTCGTGGACGACGCCGGCCTGCTCACCGGCGCGGTGATCCTCGATCGGCTGCTGTCGGCGCTGGCGCTCAGCCAGCCCGACGACTGACCCTCCCGCAACGCCCCGACCCACCGCCGCGCGGCGACCTCCGGAGGGGCCTCCGGAGGGGCCTCCGGACGGGCCTCCGGACGGGGGACCCGCGATGACGGCGGTGGCGGCGCTCGCCATCTTCGTCGTCGCGTTCTTCTTCATCGCCACGGAGAAGGC
It encodes:
- a CDS encoding response regulator transcription factor, with translation MHTRESATRILLADDHALVRRGLRLILDAEPDLTVVAEAADGAEAIDALAAGGVDLAILDIAMPRMTGLQAAREISRRFPTVRTLILSMYDNEQYLFEALKAGASGYVLKSVADRDLLHACRAAMRGEPFLYPAAVTALIREYLGRERDGDGPDSILTPREEEIIKLIAEGYSSKQIAETLTISVKTVDRHRANILGKLGMRDRLELTKYAIRVGLVEP
- a CDS encoding CBS domain-containing protein, giving the protein MQARDIAIKVPTVTRDDSIAHAIQVMALGRLPGLIVVDEEQRPRVVLPGTQVLRLAVPVAYQEDPALTRVVDETHADVFWHEIRDRRVGDCLGTHTPRPVIVKSSATLLELAALMARQRSPIVAVVDDAGLLTGAVILDRLLSALALSQPDD